The proteins below are encoded in one region of Papilio machaon chromosome 27, ilPapMach1.1, whole genome shotgun sequence:
- the LOC123722561 gene encoding uncharacterized protein LOC123722561, whose product MVEFMERYVNNVFKMVNTPQGRLRRQELCQLLKMLLGKAGSDPDKSMEQWMDQGVPVEEQSNEEPPVEEPSIQIQILEQITDNDEQNDIYVASSSRVKLPHHQFKGEGNGIQDPHSLAY is encoded by the exons ATGGTGGAATTTATGGAAAGGTACGTcaataacgtatttaaaatggtAAACACCCCGCAGGGAAGACTGAGGCGCCAGGAACTTTGCCAACTATTAAAGATGTTGCTGGGTAAGGCAGGTAGTGATCCTGACAAGTCTATGGAGCAATGGATGGATCAAG gaGTACCAGTAGAGGAACAGTCAAATGAGGAGCCTCCAGTTGAGGAACCATCTatccaaatacaaattttggagCAGATCACTGaca atgatgaacaaaatgatatatatGTTGCCTCCTCTTCAAGAGTAAAGCTGCCCCATCATCAGTTCAAAGGAGAGGGAAATGGCATCCAGGACCCTCACTCACTGGCTTATTAA